From one Methanocella sp. genomic stretch:
- a CDS encoding RNA-binding domain-containing protein has product MIHYILFRTQSHVTEDVARVRQALANVLPPETSIEEEETKGYFDNPIIILSARLEKKAARQYLDFLTSKLPEADLKGLVKEIPERVTGNCDLFFKLSKQDAYLGDIRTSYAEDSIAIRARVESYPAKKEICVNKLEEYFNGR; this is encoded by the coding sequence ATGATCCATTATATCCTTTTTAGGACACAATCACATGTAACCGAGGACGTCGCGCGGGTCAGACAGGCCCTCGCGAACGTTCTTCCACCCGAAACCTCCATCGAGGAAGAAGAGACAAAAGGCTATTTTGATAATCCCATCATCATTCTTAGCGCCCGTCTCGAGAAGAAGGCGGCCCGCCAGTATCTGGATTTTTTAACTTCTAAGCTCCCCGAGGCCGACCTGAAGGGGCTCGTCAAAGAAATACCGGAGCGCGTGACAGGGAATTGCGACTTATTCTTTAAGCTTTCCAAACAGGACGCGTACCTGGGCGATATCCGGACTTCGTATGCCGAGGACTCCATCGCCATCCGTGCCAGGGTCGAGTCGTACCCGGCCAAAAAGGAAATTTGCGTGAATAAGCTCGAGGAATACTTCAATGGCCGATGA
- the rnp3 gene encoding ribonuclease P protein component 3, with product MADEAYYDLSVHAYPEGGSTASRLAMSAKSLGYAGICVANHPEFFHEVSPSEGAGIIQGVEVVAKNANDLRRQVDRFRSLVKVLAVHGGDPGINRAACEDERVDILLHPPDGKTSGINHILAKLAADKHVAIGFELLPVICSKGGSRVRTLSGYKTNLALAKKYGAPFVVVSGAMSLYDMRDVRAAISLCGLFGMGEKDAAKGLSYYPSEILKRRSPGYIMEGVELVD from the coding sequence ATGGCCGATGAAGCGTATTACGACCTTTCCGTCCACGCCTATCCCGAGGGCGGCAGCACGGCATCCCGGCTGGCCATGTCCGCAAAAAGCCTGGGCTATGCAGGCATCTGCGTGGCCAACCACCCCGAGTTTTTTCATGAAGTGAGCCCATCCGAAGGCGCCGGGATCATCCAGGGCGTGGAGGTCGTCGCGAAGAACGCTAATGATCTGCGCCGGCAGGTCGACCGGTTCCGCAGCCTTGTTAAGGTGCTGGCTGTGCATGGCGGCGACCCGGGCATAAACCGTGCCGCGTGCGAGGACGAGCGCGTGGACATCCTGCTCCACCCGCCAGACGGCAAGACCAGCGGCATAAACCACATCTTAGCGAAGCTGGCGGCCGATAAGCATGTGGCGATAGGCTTCGAGCTGTTACCGGTCATCTGCAGCAAGGGCGGCTCCCGAGTACGGACGCTGTCCGGCTATAAGACCAACCTGGCGCTGGCGAAAAAGTACGGGGCTCCCTTCGTCGTGGTTTCCGGCGCCATGTCCCTCTACGATATGCGGGACGTGCGCGCGGCGATATCGCTGTGCGGGCTCTTCGGCATGGGTGAAAAGGACGCCGCTAAAGGCCTGTCGTACTATCCTTCGGAGATACTGAAAAGGCGCTCTCCCGGCTATATCATGGAAGGCGTCGAGCTCGTCGATTAG
- a CDS encoding flavodoxin family protein: MKIIAIQSSPKRKNSNTLKLVEAALEGAREAGAETELIDITRLKINFCKGCVTCYRDGTCHQKDDYNALKKKILEADGIILSSPNYIDNITAQLKVFFDRSANFIHEQLLDGKYGLSITTSGSGNNDFVLGIMNHFINATGGLAVGSVGCGMGQGPAAFESGIKKSRESGKELARAIKEKRAYPDQAAAHRDWKEHFAMTLRRNKDNWKHNYECWVEKGWIKA, from the coding sequence ATGAAGATCATCGCGATACAATCGAGCCCGAAGAGAAAGAACAGCAATACGCTCAAGCTCGTCGAGGCGGCGCTGGAAGGCGCCCGCGAGGCCGGCGCCGAGACGGAGCTCATCGACATCACCCGCCTGAAGATTAACTTTTGTAAGGGTTGCGTGACCTGCTACCGGGACGGCACGTGCCACCAGAAGGACGACTACAACGCCCTCAAGAAAAAAATACTGGAGGCGGACGGCATCATCCTTTCAAGCCCCAACTATATCGACAACATCACCGCCCAGCTCAAGGTGTTCTTCGACCGCAGCGCCAACTTCATCCACGAGCAGCTTCTGGATGGCAAGTACGGCCTGTCCATAACGACGTCCGGCTCGGGGAACAACGACTTCGTCCTGGGCATCATGAACCACTTTATCAATGCCACGGGCGGGCTGGCAGTCGGAAGCGTAGGCTGCGGTATGGGCCAGGGGCCGGCGGCCTTCGAGTCCGGAATAAAAAAGTCCCGTGAATCGGGAAAAGAACTGGCCAGAGCCATAAAGGAAAAGAGGGCCTACCCGGACCAGGCCGCCGCTCACAGGGACTGGAAAGAGCACTTCGCCATGACCCTCCGGCGCAATAAGGATAACTGGAAGCACAATTACGAGTGCTGGGTCGAAAAAGGCTGGATTAAGGCCTAA
- a CDS encoding 50S ribosomal protein L15e, translating into MAKSMYHYIGEAWKSPDKSYVGKLFWERLQVWRREPAVVRLDRPTRLDRAREGGYKAKQGIIVVRSHVRRGGSRKSRYVRGRKSKHMGLRTLTRRKSIQRIAEERASKKFRNMEVMNSYWVGEDGRYKWYEVILIDPHHPSVLADKDLKWIAGPQHRGRAERGLTSAGVKGRGMRRKGMGTEKNYPSIGSHERRGK; encoded by the coding sequence ATGGCAAAATCGATGTATCACTACATAGGCGAGGCGTGGAAAAGCCCGGACAAGTCCTATGTGGGCAAGCTATTCTGGGAACGCTTACAGGTATGGCGCCGTGAGCCCGCCGTCGTCAGGCTCGACCGGCCGACCAGGCTGGACAGGGCACGCGAGGGCGGCTACAAGGCCAAGCAGGGCATCATCGTGGTCAGGTCGCATGTCAGGAGAGGCGGCAGCCGCAAGTCCCGGTACGTTCGGGGAAGAAAATCCAAACACATGGGCCTCAGGACGCTGACCCGGCGGAAGAGCATCCAGAGGATCGCCGAGGAAAGGGCGTCCAAGAAGTTCAGGAACATGGAAGTCATGAACTCCTACTGGGTAGGCGAGGACGGCCGCTACAAGTGGTACGAAGTCATCCTCATCGATCCCCACCACCCGTCAGTCCTGGCGGACAAGGACCTCAAGTGGATCGCCGGCCCGCAGCACCGCGGCCGGGCCGAGAGGGGCCTGACCAGCGCGGGCGTGAAGGGCAGAGGCATGCGCAGGAAGGGCATGGGCACGGAGAAGAATTACCCCTCCATCGGCAGCCACGAGAGACGGGGTAAATGA
- a CDS encoding TrmB family transcriptional regulator, producing the protein MLFDVKTISALQKLGLTLYGAKVYTALVSTGPTNATALAREAEVPRTKIYETLKRLEEEKWVIVEKGRPSIYTPAYPREIMEDRKSALYSEIDRVADGLAMAYDRQMEEENPKVWLIQGMDNIIVRTTEMIGRAKHDVKLLGSLYSPREMEPLKKQIAAARQRGVEVRIISRPKNRSSEGEVHIIKSLLAVTPDVKKSNSPYIKNVIVDDRELLIMYSRVVDGVTDVNNVVAIWVSNASVASYMASNFNVIWNAKKPIGNGH; encoded by the coding sequence ATGCTATTCGACGTGAAGACGATCTCGGCTCTCCAGAAGCTGGGGCTGACGCTATACGGCGCTAAGGTATACACGGCACTCGTGTCCACGGGGCCGACGAACGCGACCGCACTGGCGCGAGAGGCCGAGGTGCCCCGGACGAAGATCTACGAGACCCTGAAGCGGCTGGAGGAGGAAAAGTGGGTCATCGTCGAAAAAGGGAGGCCGAGTATCTACACGCCCGCCTATCCGCGGGAGATCATGGAGGACAGGAAATCGGCGTTGTACTCCGAGATCGACCGGGTCGCGGACGGGCTGGCCATGGCCTACGACCGGCAGATGGAGGAGGAGAACCCGAAAGTATGGCTCATCCAGGGCATGGATAATATCATCGTGAGGACTACCGAGATGATCGGCCGGGCCAAGCATGATGTCAAGCTCCTGGGCAGCCTCTACTCTCCCCGGGAGATGGAGCCCCTTAAAAAGCAGATAGCAGCGGCGAGGCAACGAGGCGTCGAGGTCCGCATCATCTCCCGCCCGAAAAACCGGTCGTCGGAGGGCGAAGTGCACATCATCAAGTCGCTCCTGGCCGTCACGCCTGACGTAAAGAAGTCGAATTCCCCGTACATTAAGAACGTCATCGTCGACGACCGGGAACTGCTCATCATGTATTCCAGGGTCGTGGACGGCGTGACGGATGTGAACAACGTGGTCGCGATCTGGGTCTCCAACGCATCCGTGGCGTCCTATATGGCGAGCAACTTCAACGTGATATGGAACGCAAAAAAGCCCATCGGCAACGGGCACTAA